CGCGCCTTGCGCATGAATCCGTCCTCCTGTGAGAGAACCATGAAGAGGCCTCATGAAATTTGAACTCTATGCTAGCACCAAACCCGTATCGCGCCAGCCCTCAAAGACCCTGTTCCGAGGGTGCCCATACGGGATGATGAGGAGCCAACACATCTTTGCGGCCCAGAAACAGCAGGCGGGGACCCTTCTGCTGCGCAGCATCGGCCTGGCCCGAGCAAAGGCCCGCATCGGCCTTCGCAACCTGGTCTACAACCTCCAGCGCTTCACCTACCTGGTGACGCAGGTCTACGTATGGGCCTGAGGGGCAAGAGTGGCCCCTGATCCCTGGGAAAAGCCCTCCAGGGGGAGAGACAAACCCCGGCAGGGCCTACATGGGGGTGCATCTCGCCGGTTGCACGCAAAAGCGGCCCAAGAAACGGGTTTTGTAGAGGTTCCCTGAAGCACCAGAATCTTGAACATCAGCAGGGGGTCGAAAGGTTTGCGTCCCGCAGGGGAGTTGGTGACCCGCAGGCTTTCCCGGAAGGCACGAAGGGGTTCTTCGAAGATGCGCCAGTCCACCGTCTCCGCAAGGGTCACCAAGGGATCCTTCCCCTTGTCCAGTTGCTGGTAGGCCATCTCTTCGAAGAACAGTTTCCCCTGTCGCATCCTCTCAAACCGCCTCTCCTGGTCGGTCTTGGCCGGAGCCACGAGCGACTCTCAGTTAGTTCAGTGTACTATCCCGGATTGCGTTCCATCTTCCGCTAAAGAACGGATTACTAGAGGAGCCCAAGAGTCACAGGTTTTCTGCTTCCAGAAAGAAGGGTGGACTCTAATGCTGTTTCAGTATGATGTTGATCCAGGTACAGAACTTGAGGATGTGCTCAATAGTTGTCGTAAAGCAGCCCGCCATGGATACGCTATAGCAAAAGAAAATCTTCAGGAAACCGCCGAGGCCATTAAGGGAGTTTCTAACTCGCTATCCAAATGCTTGATGTCGCTTGAAAATGGATCGGTTCGCACTCCTGGAATTGTAAACCAGCTCAAGGCTCAACTATCCGGCGTAGTCACTGAGCTCGAAGGCTTACAAAAAACCTCTGATTTGGCACTGGAGGAACGTCGTAAAAACTTGGACAGTTTTTCCATTACCCTTTTCGGCCGCACTATGGCTGGAAAGTCGACACTAATGGAAATTCTCACGCGTGGAGACGGAGAATCAATCGGCACCGGCTCACAAAGAACCACGCGTGACGTCCGAGGTTATCAATGGAACGGGCTTGAAGTAACAGATGTGCCAGGAGTCGCAGCGTTTGAGGGCGCAGAAGATGAGGAGCTTGCATTTAAAGCTGCCGCCCAAGCCGACCTGGTTCTATTTTTAATAACGGACGATGCTCCCCAGCCGGTTGAAGCGGAATGCTTGGCGCAAGTACGCCGCCTGGGGAAACCCGTCCTGGGAATATGCAACGTCAAGGCCGCCGTAGACGATGAAGATGACCTACTACTATTCCTAAGAGCCCCTCACCGCCCCTTTGATCGAACGCGTATAGATCAACTGCTTCAACAATTTCATCTCCTTGCCGACCAGCACATCCCTGGAAAGCGGATACCTTTCGTGGTGACTCATCTCCGCTCACGTTTTCTCGCATATCAGCCTGGACTTGAAAAGCATCGAAGTAACTTGCTCAAGGCAAGTCGTTTCGATGGCGTTGAATCCCGTATTGTTAACGAAGTCGTCGGTCGAGGTACTTTTTTAAGAGTGAAAAGTTTCGTCGATGGATCTGTTGCCCCCATGATGGATCTTACCGACCTGCTATTAGAGTTTAGTGCTCAAAATTCCAGCAGCGGAAGAGTTTTAATAGATAAAAGACGACAGTTCAGAGATTGGGCACAAGAATTTAGGTCCTCTGGTCAACAGCGGATCAATACTTTGATTTTAAAAGCCATGGATTCGCTCCGTGATAAAGTCCCCTCTTTCGCCGAAGACCATTATGAGGATCGGTCCGCTGGCGAAAGGTGGAAGCGCTTGGTTGAATCAAACGGCGTGATTCGTAAGGTTGAAAGACTTCAAAGAGAACTACTCGATGAATGCAAAAAAGCCCTTAGTGAAGTCGCACGTGAATTAAAATCTGAATTTTCGCTTGTTGCAAGTCTTTCCAGTGACCGCCACATCAAGATGGATAGCATCTTCAATGTGAAGCGTGCATGGAACTGGGGTACAAACATCCTTGCTGGCGGACTGGGAATTGCGGCACTTGTCCTTGGTAGTGGCCCGTTAGGTTGGGCGGCGGCAGCGGTAGGTGCTGTGGGTTCGCTTATCTCTTTGTTTTTCGATGATCGAGAGGAAAAAGCCCGGAGAGCGCGAGAAAAATTAAGTAGGCGGCTTGTCGATAATATCAACAAAATGGAGCGCGACCTCCGAAAGAATTTAGGCGACTGGTTTCATCAAGAACTATTGGGAAAACAGATATATGTTCTTTTGGATGATCTGGGGGCAGTTACATCAGGGCTCTTTGAGCTTGCCGATGCTCAGCGCACACTGGCCTGGACGTTAAACGACCGACAAAAGAAACTGGGACGTACTCTTGCTGAAGAAGCATTAAGCCAACTCGGCGCACCAAGTCTACTTGATTCAATAATGGATGTGGCTAGGGTTCCGGGGCTTGCCACCATGTTTTTGATCCAGCCCAATGTTACATTTCCTGGACATATTCGCAGTGCTCTCGAAAAACTGTTAGGTGAACAAATCTGGTTTGTTATCGATACGAAAAACGCATTTTCTATTCTTTTACAAGCCATCGGACGAAATTGTGAAAAAAGTAAAATTAGCATCGAGGAAAAAATATGTGTTGCGCATGTCCCACTTGATGACCTTGATGCGGTAACTAAAACCCGAGTGAGGCTTGCCCAGCAACTTACAGGCTTCCATGTAATGAGATAAACGAAGGAGGAGATTGTATGGCGACCGAAAAATTCGAATTATATCAATGGACAACCATCGGCAATGATCTGCTTTTTCGTTCAAGGCAGTGTTTGGCGACCGCACCCAGTGAAAAAATACAGATGCTCTCCGGAAGGGTTCCTACTGAAGTTTGTTCGTCTGGCAAGAGCGTAAATCTTGTTTTTGCTGGTCAATACAGCGCGGGAAAGTCCAGCATTATGAAAGTCTTGACTGGGCGTGAAGACATTGCAATTGGCGCAGGCATTACGACCGAAAAAACACATACCTACGATTGGGGCGGAATCACTGTTGTAGACACACCCGGCGTCCATACTCAACTAAGGCCCGATCATGATGAAATTACATACAGAGCAATTGCAGATGCAGACCTCCTTGTCTTTGTTGTGACAAATGAGCTGTTTGACTCTCATCTCGCAAAACATTTTCGTAACCTTGCCATAGAACGTGACAAAGCACATGAAATGATGCTTGTAGTCAACAAAATGAGAAGGTGTGCCAAAGGGAACAGCCAGGAAGCACAGAATGTTATTCGTGAGGATCTTCGCAAGGTCCTCGCCCCTTTCACCCCTGAAGACCTTCGCACTACCTTTATCGATGCTGAGGCCGCCCTCGAGAGCAAAACAGAGACAGATGGCGAAATAGCGAAAATCCTGTTGAAGAAAAGCGGCGTTGATGGATTAACACATGAGCTGAACAGGTTCGTCAGAGAAAAAGGATTGTCTTCTCGGTATACAACAGCGCTTTATAGCCTTGAGCAAATTCTCCAAGAGGCACTTGCTAGCGAATCCACTGGTGATAAGGATATTGATGCACTCGAAGAGCTTTTGTTGCAGCGTCGTCGAGCACTCTTGGATACACAGGATCGCATACCACGGGCTGTCGAAGGAGAAATTCAAAACGCGAGCTCTCAAATCCGCCAGGAAGGTCGAAAGGTCGCGGACATGATCAATGGCTCTGCTGATCAGAAGGCTGTTGATCAGGAGCTGCAAGCCGCCCAGGATCGCGTTCAAAATCTTGCTGAGCAGCTTGAAAAATCTGTTCAGGTTGTCATTGGCAAGCACATGAAAGCATTAGATGATCGCGTTGGCGATATTGCCAACAGTGAGCTTGCTAAAGAATTGCTTCCGCGTCTTGTTCATCGAATTAAGCAGGCATCTATTTCGCCTGAAGCAATGAAAAACCTCAAGAAAGCATCGGATATCTCTTCCAGACTGGGTGAGTTTCTGGTCAGGAATTCCTTTACGCCAAAAACTGGAACCCTCGGAGGCCTTTTCAAACTCAACCAATATTCCGGTACTGCAACACACGGTGCTGTGAAAGCTATTGGTAAATTTTTCGGAAAGTCCTTCAAACCATGGGAAGCGGTCAAATGGACACGTACTGTGGCAAACGTTGGGCGGGTTTTCGCGGTGGCAGGAACGGTTCTTACATTTGTATTGCAAATCAAAGAAGACGCAGATGCGGCTCAGCTTGAAGTTGATCTCAGAGAAAGTCGTTCGGCGGTGAGATCCGGATTTAACGATGCCGCGCATGTGATTGAAATGCACTTTGATAAGGCAACACAATCATTTGTCTCAAGTGCCATTTCTTCCGAGATAGAAAATGTTGATTCACAGTTGAATGAGCTCCGCAATTTGCAGCAAACCCGGAGCGACTTGTTTCAAAACCTGCTCGGTCTGTTGGAAGAGACCAGGGAGCTTATCAAAAGTATTCACTCAACCGAGAGCGAATCCGTTTCATAGGCTCTCGTTTTTTGGGGATTCAAGAGATTACATGTCGGGCAAGTTTGTACATCGAAAAAATGGATGTGCTGGCTGCTGCGGAAACTTCCCGCAGGAAATATATTTTCGTTAAGGGGGCCGAACACGGGACAGGTTCGCTCGTCGCCCATTGTCATCCATTCAAGCAGTTTTACTCCCACGTGCTGGTGAAATTTCAGACGCCCCATATTATACGCCCGGGGTACCTCTGGGAACCTCTAAAAATCCATCCTTCTGCTGCTGAAGGGAACCTCTAAAAATCCATCCTTCTGCTGCTGAAGGAACCACATCAAGGGTAGTACACTGAACCAACCGGGAAATCTCCCGGGAGAAGCAGCACCAAAGCCCACCAGGAGAGGCGGTTTGAGAGGATGCGCCAGGGGAAATTGTTCTTCGAAGAGATGGCCTACCAACGACTGGACAAGGGCAAGGATCCCTTGGTGACCCTTGCGGAGACGGTGGACTGGCGCATCTTCGAGGAACCCCTTCGGGCCTTCCGGGAGAGTCTGCGTACCACCGGCTCCCCTGCGGGTCGCAAGCCCTTCGACCCCCTGCTGATGTTCAAGATTCTGGTGCTTGGGTCTTTGTACAACCTGTCGGATGACGCCATGGAATACCAGATCCGGGATCGTCTCTCCTTTCAGCGCTTCTGCGGTCTTTCCCTGGAGGACCGGGTCCCCGATGCCAAGACGCTGTGGCTGTTTCGGGAACAGCTGACCCAGGCGGGTCTGGTGGAATTCCTCTTCGCCCGGTTCGATGAAGCCCTTCGCCAGATGGGGCTGGAGGCCCGGAAGGGACAGATCGTGGATGCCTCTCTTGTCAGCGTCCCCATCCAGAGGAACAGCCGGGAGGAGAACCGACAGATCCGGGAAGGCAACCCGCCCCAGGAATGGAGCGAAACCAAGGTTCGCCAGAAGGACACCGAAGCGAGATGGACCGTGAAGAACGGCAAGAGCACCTTCGGGTACAAGAACCACATCGAGGCGGACGTCTCCTGCAAACTCATCCGGCGCTATGCCGTCACCCCCGCCTCGGTGCACGACAGCCAGGTTTTCAAGGAACTACTGGATCTCGGGAACACCAGCAAAGACGTCTGGGCAGACTCGGCTTATCGTTCCGCTTCCCACCTGGAGTACCTGCGCCAGGTGGGGTACCGGGAGCACATCCAGAGGAAGGGGACCTCGGGACACCCCCTGACCAGATGGGAGAAACAGGGCAACCGGACTCGATCTCGCATTCGCAGCCGGGTGGAACACATCTTTGCGGCCCAGAAACAGCAGGCGGGGACCCTCTTGCTGCGTAGCATCGGCCTGGCTCGAGCAAAGGCCCGCATCGGCCTTCGCAACCTGGTCTACAACCTCCAGCGCTTCACCTACCTGGTGACGCAGGTCTACGTATGGGCCTGAGGGGCAAGAGTGGCCCCTGATCCCTGGGAAAAGCCCCCCAGGGGGAGAGACAAACCCCGGCAGGGCCTACATGGGGGTGCATCTCGCCGGTTGCACGCAAAAGCGGCCCAAGAAACGGGTTTTGTAGAGGTTCCCTTGATGTGGTCGCGCACAGCAAGAGGTTCCGAATCCAGGGCTGTCGTCGTCTGTTTCTACCCTTGGAAAGGCCCCTGGGGACCCTTCGATTGCCTCCCAAGAGTTGACCAAAAGGATATGTGCGAAAGATGTTGTACGTTACCTGCACGCACAGATCAACCCGCTTTCGGTTGCGCTTCCCCCCGGTTCGGGTAGAATCGCACCTGGTATGAAAACCTACGACGTGGACGTTCAGGGAGTGGATTTCGAGTACGACGGGGAGCCGGTGCTGCGGGGGGTCACGCTGCGAGTCCCCCCGGGGGAGTTTCTGGCCCTGCTGGGACCCAACGGAGGAGGCAAGAGCACCCTGCTGCGTCTTCTGTTGGGGCTGCTGCGCCCTTCCCGGGGCACCGTCCGGGTGCTGGGTCTGCCCCCCGCCCAGGCGGCTCCTCAGGTGGGGTACGTCCCCCAGGAAACGGGGGTGGGGCGGATCTTCCCCATCTCCGCCCTGGAAGTGGCGACGACGGGGAGGCTTCGGCGCCCCGGAGGTCCCCGGCGGTTCGGGCCGGAGGATCGGGCCGCCGCCCGGGAGGCCCTGGAGCGTCTGGGGGTGGGGGACTGCGCCTCCGCCCGGATGCACGAGCTTTCTGGGGGGCAGCGCCAGCGGGTGCTCATCGCCCGGGCCCTGGTGGGGAACCCCCGAATCCTGATGCTGGACGAACCCACCGCCAGCGTGGACCAGAAGACCCAGGGGCTGCTCTACGACCTGCTGCGGCAGTTCTGTCGGGAGGGGGGCACGGTGGTGATGGCGAGCCACGACCTGGTGGCCCTCACCTCCCACGCCACTTCTGTGGCCTGTGTCCAGGGAACGCTGTACCACCACCCGAGGAACGAGGTGACCCAGGGGATGCTGGAGACCCTGTACGGGAGCTGCCCGGTGGAGCTGATCGCCCACGGGGTGCCCCACCGGGTGCTGCATCGGCACGATGCGGAGGGGGATCACCGGTGACGGAGCTGCTCCAGTACGATTTTATGCGCTACGCCCTCCTGGCGGGGCTGCTGGCCAGCCTGGTCTGCGGGATCATCGGTTCCCTGGTGGTGGTGTACCGCATCGTCTTCCTGGCGGGAGGGATCGCCCACACCGCCTACGGGGGAGTGGGGGTGGCCTTCTACTTCGGATTCTCTCCCTTCCTGGGGGCCCTGGGGGCCTGCCTGACGGCGGCCCTGGCCCTGTCGGGGATCACCCTTCGGAAGAAGGATCGGTCCGACGCGGTGGTGGGGGCCCTGTGGGCGGCGGGGATGGCGGTGGGGATCCTCTTCGCGGACCTGACGCCGGGGTACCGGGCGGACCTGATGAGCACCCTCTTCGGCAGCATCCTCACCGTGTCCCTTCCCGACCTGGTCCTTTCCGGGGGGGCGGCCCTCACCGTTCTGGCCCTGGTGGCCTGGAACTATCAGGATTTCCTTGCCTTGGCCTACGACGAGGCCTTCGCCCGAACCCGGGGGGTGGCCACGGGGCGGCTCCACACCCTGGTGCTGGTGCTCACCGCCCTGGCGGTGGTGGTGCTGATTCGGGTGGTGGGGCTGATCCTGGTGATCGCCCTGCTCACCATCCCCCCCTATCTGGCGGAGCGGCGCAGCCGATCCCTGGGGGGGATGATGGTCCTGTCCACCCTCTACAGCGGGGCCTTCGTCCTGGTGGGGCTTGCCCTTTCCTATCGGTTCGATCTTTCCTCCGGTGCCACCATCATCCTGGTGGCCTCGGGGGTCTTTCTGTTGGACGCGGTGTTGCGGTCCCTGCAGGGGCGCGGGGGGCAAGCGGGCCGTTCTTCCCAAGGAGGTGCGGGGCGGTGAGGCGACGCGGGTTGTGGGCGCTGGGATTCCTGGTCCTTCTGGGGGTCGCGTGGGGAGGCTGGAAGGTCTTCTGGCGGTTCGACCCTGCGAAGGCCCTGCCCCGATCCCGAGGGGCGGCGGCGGTGCTGCACCTGGCGGATGGGGCGCGGACGGCGGAGCTGCTTCCCTCGATCTCCCTGCCCCTTCCCCTGGGGCCCTTCGGGGGGATGGGACGGGAGGCCCTGGCCCCCCTGACGGCGGTGCTGGGGGAGACCGCCCTGATGCTGGACGGGGAGGTGCTGCGCTGCGCCTTCCTGCCCCGCTCGGACCGGGGGGAGGAGCTGAAGTCCCTGCTTGAGGGGCGGACGTTCCTGCGTTCGGTCCCCCTTTCCCCGCAGCCGAAGGGGGGGCCCACCTGGCGGCTGGAGCTTCCCTCGGGGGAAAGCCTGTGGATTCAGGAGTTCTCCCGCTTCCCGGTCCATCTGTTCTTCCTGGCGTCCCGCCCCGAGGCCCTGGAGGACATGGGCCGGGCGCGAAAGGGAGAGGGGCGGCTGGAGCTGGATCGGCGGACTCAGGGGGCGGACTACCTCTGGTTTTGCGGGGAGCCCCAGGACTCGGGGGAAGAGGTGCGCACGGAGCTGGCTTGGGGGGGAGACGAGAAGGGGTTCCACGTCTCCTTCGCCACGGACCAGGTGCGCACCCTCCTGGGGGAGCTTCCCGAGGCCGAGAAGCCGCGACGGATCGCCTTTCCCGGCCGGGGGGAGCTGGTGGGGATGCTGGGGGTGGACGGAGGGCTGCTGGCCAGGATGGCGGCGACCGCCCCGGGGGCGATGGATGCCTGGTTTCGGGCCCTGTGGCCCGGGGGAGATCCGGAGGTGTTCCGGAGGGCCTTGGAGACGGGGCGTCTCACCCTTGCCTGGGTGCTTCCGCCGGGGGCTTCGGCTCCCCGGGAGTACCTCTGCCTCCAGCCGGGGGACCGGAAGGAGAGGGACGCCCTGAGGGCGCGGTGGGGGAGTGCCGGTTCGGAGATCTCCCTGGAGGGTTTCGAGGGAGCCCGGGTCCTTTCGGGGGCGCGCCCCCTGACCCTGGCCTGGAGGGATGAGGAGTTCTGGTTCGTCCAGGGGGCCCCGTCGGAGCTGGGGGGGAAGGCGACGGTGCCCGAGGCCCTGAAGGACCTTCCCGCTCCGGTGAACCTGCTGGATCTGATCCTGGACGCCCGGGGCCTGCGCCTTGCCCGGGAACGCTTCCCCCTGCCTCCCGTCCTGGCCTCGGCGGTCCCGTCCTCCCCGAAGGAGGTTGCGGCCCTGCGCTTCCGCCTGCTGGGGCCGGTCCGGGGGGACTTCAGCCTCTTCTTCAAGGGAAAGTAGAAGCCCGAACCACAGGGGGCCCCGGCGGAACCCGCCGGGGCCCCCTCGTTTTGAGCGCTGCCACCCCGTCTAGAGGCGGATGTCCTTGAGTCCTTTCTGGGCCTTGACGATGGAGGAGATGATGGAGGCCATGGACTGGAAGCGTCCGGTGGCTCCCTGCATCACCTGCACCGACTCGTCCATCTGGTGTGCCCCCTGGGCGATCTTGCCGCTGGAGTCCGCCATGAAGGTGTCCACCCGCCCCAGGAACTCCTTGTTGGTCCCCAGGAAGTCCAAAAACCCCGAGAGGGAGCCCCGGATGACCCCGAACAGGTCGCTCACCCGGCGGATGTTCTCCATGGCCTCCCGCACCTGGTCGGAGATGGAAAGCACCCGGGTGGAGATCTTCTCCGAGGCCTCCTTGGACTCGATGGCCAGCTTCTGGACCTCCTGGGCCACCACGGCGAAGCCCTTGCCGTGCTCTCCCGCCCGGGCGGCCTCGATGGAGGCGTTCAGGGCCAGGAGGTTGGTCTGTTTGGCGATCTTCTGGATCTCCCTGGAGATCTTCTCCACCTCCAGGAAGGAGTTGAGGGTCTCGAAGGTGGCGTCCACGGTGCGGGAGACGTCGGCGTTCATGCCCTCCAGGTCCGTGCCGGATCGGCGAAGCTCCTCCTCCAGGCGGAGGTTCATGTCGTGGATCCGCTCCGCGCTGTCCCGGGCCTCCCGGCTGTTCCGGTCGAACTCCCCCACGATGGAGGAGAGGAGGCCCGAGAGGTTCTGGAAGGTGTCGGAGATGTCCCCCAGTTCCCGCTGGACCTCCAGGACCCGCCTTACCAGCACCTCGTCCAGCTGGGACATGAAGGAGTTCATCACGGTGCTGCTGAAGTGGGAGGCGGAAAGGGTACGGATGACCTGCGGCGCGTCGCTCATGGGGCCCTCCCTTTCCGGGGCCTAGCGGGCCGCAGGGCGGGACGAGGTGCCGTAGAAGCTGTCCGCCACGTCCACGCCGCAGCGCAGTTCCCGGAACCAGGCGAGGAACCGCCGCGCCTGTTCGCCCTTCATCACCGCCCCGTGCTGGGGGGCGATGGCCTCCACCCCCAGGGAGGACACCAGGTCCGCCCATTTGCGGCACACCCCGTTGCCCGCCATGTAGCGTTTGTGGAACCCCTCCATGTAGGGCAGGTGGGCGTCGAAGTCCCGCACCTCCTCGTAGCGCTTCCCGGGGGGGAAGACCGCCGCCCCGATGTCCCCGGAGAAGAGGATCCGGGAGACCGGGTCGAAGACGGAGAAGCACCCCGTGGAGTGGAGGAAGTGGCTGGGGATGAACTGGAGCCGGGTGCCCGAGGCCAGGGGAAGGGTTCCCCCTCCGTCGGGGATGGGGACGATGCGTCGCTGGTCGTACACCCCGAAGTGGGGCAGAAAGCGGGTCCAGAGGCCGGAGATGTACACCTTGGCCCGGTCCGCGATGGGCAGCCACAGGGTGATCCCGGAGGAGACGTCCGGGTCCTGGTGGGAGTAGAAGATGTGGCGCACCTGGGAGAGGTCCACCACCTCCGCCACGTTGGCCAGGACCCGGGGGAACACGTGGGCCCCGCCGGGATCCAGGAGGACCACCTCGTCCCCGTCCTGGATGAGGTACTGGTTGGTCTGGACGAACCCCTCCTCCTCCTGCTCCTCCCACCCCAGGTGGAGGAACCGGTGGCGGGGGTCCTCGTAGAGCGTCACGGTGCTGAACAGGCCCATGGGGAAGACCACCTCTTTCCGTGTGAGAGCTGCTGAACTCCCGGAGGGAGCCAAATAAGTATGGTTTCAAGGACCCCTTTTCGCAAGGGGTCAGCGGGCCGCAACGACGCCGGTCTCCGATTCCCCGTCCAGGAAGATGTCGAAGGTCCCTCGATAGAGGCGCACCGCCGGGTGGGAGCCCGTTTCGCAGGGGGTCGTCTCGAACCAGTCGTCCCGGAAGGCGTTGCGGGGTTGCCCCGCGAACACGGGCAGGTAGAGGATGCCGTCGTTGTCCATGTCCAGGAAGAAGTGGGTGCCGTAGGAAAGCTCCGGGGTGAAGCCGTACTGGGGCAGGGACAGCTCCGCTAGGCACCCGCAGTGGCAGATCTGGGCGTACTGCACCGGCACCCCCAGGGCGGGGTTGCGGCTTCCCCAGCGCCCCGGTCCCACCAGCACGTAGGGGGTGCCCCGGAGGCGGCGGTTGAATTCCCCCACCGCCTGGGCTGCCCCCACGGGGTCCCATCGGTTCACGTAGGCCTCCGGGTCCACGTAGACCAGGTGGGAAAGCCCTTCCATGCGCCCGTTGCTCACCATCCGGTCCCCCCGGAGGAGCACCCGTTCCTCCGGCAGATCGGGGATGCGCACCCGGGCCATCTCCTCGAAGGAGGCCAGGGGGCGCATCTGCACCAGGTGGAACTCCTCCCCCTCGGTCTCGTAGGTGAACTCCAGGTCCACGGGGGTGCCCATGGTGGTCTCCAGATGGGCCATGAGCCGGGAGGACAGGTCGAAGAGGTGCCTGCTCCGCTGCGGGAGTCCGGGGAAGGTGAAGAGGGGGCGGGTGGGGATCCCCGGGTCCGCCAGGGTGGAGTGGAGGGCCTCGTCCCCGTAGTGCTCGATGAAGGCCCCGGCGTTGCGATGGTTCCGGAGGATGAAGGGCAGGAAGAGGTGGCTCAGGGATCCGGTGAGGAAGGCCCCGTAGGTCTGATCGATGTAGTCGAAGTCCACCTGGCTGGACTCGGCGATCTGGGAGGGACGGTTGCCCTCCGGGCGCAGGGCGGGGTTGGTGAGGTAGAAGACCCGGGCGTTGCCCCGGTCCACCGTGCGCGTCCCCAGGCCGAAGCAGAGGCGCATCACCCCGTCCTCCTTGCGGACCCGAGGGGTGGGACGCCGGAAGACCCGGGAGAAGAGGGCTCCCGCCAGCTCCGGGTAGTAGTACCCCTCCCGGGGGCGACCCACCACCTGTTGCACCAGCACCGCCATGGACTCCTTGCGGTCCTCCCTTCCGTGCTTGGCCCGATAGGCCCGGGCGGAGGGGTTGAAGAGGGAGGCCCAGACGGTCTTGACGCAGCGCTCCAGGGAGGCGAGGCGTTCCTCCCTGCTTCCCGTGTTGGGGGAGAAGCAGGTCTCGTACTTCCCCGCGAAGGACAGGGAGAGGGAGTCCTCCAGGAGGGAGCTGGAGCGGATCGCCAGGGGGACGTCCCCCGCCTCCTCCAGGATGCGCTCCAGGTCCTCCCTCAGGGCCGGGGACAGGGGGGCCCCGTCGATCCGAGGGCGGACGGATTCCCAGTCCTCCTCGTCGTAGAGGTCTTCCAGGCCCGAGGAGACCAGGAAATCCCCGAAGACCTCCGTGGTGAGGACGTAGGTGAAGTCGGGCAAGCGGATCTGCTCCCCCAGGGCGGAGCCCTCCAGGGAGGAGAGGGCGAAGGCAAGGCCCTTGGCCTTGCCCCCGCACCGTCCCTCTCCGATGAGCCATCCCCGTTGCCGGTACACCGGCTCGGGGTCGAAACGGACGAAGGTGGAAGGGTTCACGAAAGGGCCATCTCCTCCCGGTCAGGGGTGGATGCGGTAGATCGTCCGGGGCCAGGGGATGGCCTCCCGGATGTGCTGGAGGCCGCAGATCCACGCCACCAGCCGTTCGATGCCCATGCCGAAGCCGCTGTGGGGGAAGGAGCCGAAGCGGCGCTGGTCCAGGTACCAGGAGTAGGACTCCTCCGGGAGCTTCTGTTCCCGGATGCGCCCCAGGAGGCGGTCCAGGTCGTCCTCCCGCTGGGAGCCCCCGA
The sequence above is drawn from the Aminomonas paucivorans DSM 12260 genome and encodes:
- a CDS encoding IS5 family transposase, which translates into the protein MRQGKLFFEEMAYQRLDKGKDPLVTLAETVDWRIFEEPLRAFRESLRTTGSPAGRKPFDPLLMFKILVLGSLYNLSDDAMEYQIRDRLSFQRFCGLSLEDRVPDAKTLWLFREQLTQAGLVEFLFARFDEALRQMGLEARKGQIVDASLVSVPIQRNSREENRQIREGNPPQEWSETKVRQKDTEARWTVKNGKSTFGYKNHIEADVSCKLIRRYAVTPASVHDSQVFKELLDLGNTSKDVWADSAYRSASHLEYLRQVGYREHIQRKGTSGHPLTRWEKQGNRTRSRIRSRVEHIFAAQKQQAGTLLLRSIGLARAKARIGLRNLVYNLQRFTYLVTQVYVWA
- a CDS encoding methyl-accepting chemotaxis protein; its protein translation is MSDAPQVIRTLSASHFSSTVMNSFMSQLDEVLVRRVLEVQRELGDISDTFQNLSGLLSSIVGEFDRNSREARDSAERIHDMNLRLEEELRRSGTDLEGMNADVSRTVDATFETLNSFLEVEKISREIQKIAKQTNLLALNASIEAARAGEHGKGFAVVAQEVQKLAIESKEASEKISTRVLSISDQVREAMENIRRVSDLFGVIRGSLSGFLDFLGTNKEFLGRVDTFMADSSGKIAQGAHQMDESVQVMQGATGRFQSMASIISSIVKAQKGLKDIRL
- a CDS encoding GTPase, with protein sequence MATEKFELYQWTTIGNDLLFRSRQCLATAPSEKIQMLSGRVPTEVCSSGKSVNLVFAGQYSAGKSSIMKVLTGREDIAIGAGITTEKTHTYDWGGITVVDTPGVHTQLRPDHDEITYRAIADADLLVFVVTNELFDSHLAKHFRNLAIERDKAHEMMLVVNKMRRCAKGNSQEAQNVIREDLRKVLAPFTPEDLRTTFIDAEAALESKTETDGEIAKILLKKSGVDGLTHELNRFVREKGLSSRYTTALYSLEQILQEALASESTGDKDIDALEELLLQRRRALLDTQDRIPRAVEGEIQNASSQIRQEGRKVADMINGSADQKAVDQELQAAQDRVQNLAEQLEKSVQVVIGKHMKALDDRVGDIANSELAKELLPRLVHRIKQASISPEAMKNLKKASDISSRLGEFLVRNSFTPKTGTLGGLFKLNQYSGTATHGAVKAIGKFFGKSFKPWEAVKWTRTVANVGRVFAVAGTVLTFVLQIKEDADAAQLEVDLRESRSAVRSGFNDAAHVIEMHFDKATQSFVSSAISSEIENVDSQLNELRNLQQTRSDLFQNLLGLLEETRELIKSIHSTESESVS
- a CDS encoding metal ABC transporter permease; amino-acid sequence: MTELLQYDFMRYALLAGLLASLVCGIIGSLVVVYRIVFLAGGIAHTAYGGVGVAFYFGFSPFLGALGACLTAALALSGITLRKKDRSDAVVGALWAAGMAVGILFADLTPGYRADLMSTLFGSILTVSLPDLVLSGGAALTVLALVAWNYQDFLALAYDEAFARTRGVATGRLHTLVLVLTALAVVVLIRVVGLILVIALLTIPPYLAERRSRSLGGMMVLSTLYSGAFVLVGLALSYRFDLSSGATIILVASGVFLLDAVLRSLQGRGGQAGRSSQGGAGR
- a CDS encoding GTPase, yielding MLFQYDVDPGTELEDVLNSCRKAARHGYAIAKENLQETAEAIKGVSNSLSKCLMSLENGSVRTPGIVNQLKAQLSGVVTELEGLQKTSDLALEERRKNLDSFSITLFGRTMAGKSTLMEILTRGDGESIGTGSQRTTRDVRGYQWNGLEVTDVPGVAAFEGAEDEELAFKAAAQADLVLFLITDDAPQPVEAECLAQVRRLGKPVLGICNVKAAVDDEDDLLLFLRAPHRPFDRTRIDQLLQQFHLLADQHIPGKRIPFVVTHLRSRFLAYQPGLEKHRSNLLKASRFDGVESRIVNEVVGRGTFLRVKSFVDGSVAPMMDLTDLLLEFSAQNSSSGRVLIDKRRQFRDWAQEFRSSGQQRINTLILKAMDSLRDKVPSFAEDHYEDRSAGERWKRLVESNGVIRKVERLQRELLDECKKALSEVARELKSEFSLVASLSSDRHIKMDSIFNVKRAWNWGTNILAGGLGIAALVLGSGPLGWAAAAVGAVGSLISLFFDDREEKARRAREKLSRRLVDNINKMERDLRKNLGDWFHQELLGKQIYVLLDDLGAVTSGLFELADAQRTLAWTLNDRQKKLGRTLAEEALSQLGAPSLLDSIMDVARVPGLATMFLIQPNVTFPGHIRSALEKLLGEQIWFVIDTKNAFSILLQAIGRNCEKSKISIEEKICVAHVPLDDLDAVTKTRVRLAQQLTGFHVMR
- a CDS encoding oxygen-binding di-iron domain-containing protein is translated as MGLFSTVTLYEDPRHRFLHLGWEEQEEEGFVQTNQYLIQDGDEVVLLDPGGAHVFPRVLANVAEVVDLSQVRHIFYSHQDPDVSSGITLWLPIADRAKVYISGLWTRFLPHFGVYDQRRIVPIPDGGGTLPLASGTRLQFIPSHFLHSTGCFSVFDPVSRILFSGDIGAAVFPPGKRYEEVRDFDAHLPYMEGFHKRYMAGNGVCRKWADLVSSLGVEAIAPQHGAVMKGEQARRFLAWFRELRCGVDVADSFYGTSSRPAAR